From Sporosarcina sp. Te-1, the proteins below share one genomic window:
- a CDS encoding SDR family oxidoreductase yields the protein MDKYEKIDEQVVPQTQSQQPGVEAEMEPAPIYDDENYKGSGKLKGKNALITGGDSGIGRAVAVAFAKEGANVAIAYLDEAEDVDANKTIELIEKYGGKAQKFRIDISEEENCERLIEDVVSEFGSLNILVNNAGKQFPQDDIASISGDQLRETFETNFFGLFYMSKAALAHMKEGDCIVNTSSITAYNGSPGLIDYSATKGAITSFTRSLALNLAEKGIRVNAVAPGPIWTPLIPATFDAKKVEQHGSDTPVKRRGQPAENAPAYVFLASNDASYMTGQTIHVDGGDYVGS from the coding sequence ATGGACAAATATGAAAAAATAGATGAACAAGTCGTCCCGCAAACACAGAGCCAACAGCCGGGAGTAGAGGCCGAAATGGAACCCGCTCCGATTTATGACGATGAGAATTACAAAGGCTCCGGCAAGTTAAAAGGGAAAAACGCATTAATTACGGGAGGCGACAGTGGAATCGGACGCGCTGTAGCAGTCGCTTTCGCCAAGGAAGGAGCCAATGTCGCGATCGCTTACTTGGATGAAGCGGAAGACGTTGATGCCAATAAAACAATTGAACTGATTGAAAAGTATGGCGGCAAAGCACAAAAATTCCGGATCGACATTAGCGAAGAGGAAAACTGTGAACGGCTTATAGAGGATGTCGTCTCCGAATTCGGCAGCTTGAATATCCTTGTGAACAATGCAGGGAAGCAATTCCCTCAGGATGACATCGCCAGCATTTCCGGCGATCAACTGCGTGAAACATTTGAGACGAATTTCTTCGGACTCTTTTATATGTCCAAAGCAGCGTTAGCTCATATGAAGGAGGGCGATTGCATTGTCAATACCTCCTCCATCACGGCTTACAACGGTTCGCCGGGGTTAATCGACTATTCTGCCACAAAAGGCGCCATCACATCCTTCACCCGTTCACTGGCCTTGAACCTGGCAGAGAAAGGCATCCGAGTGAATGCCGTAGCACCCGGACCAATCTGGACACCGCTCATTCCCGCTACATTTGATGCGAAAAAAGTCGAACAACACGGTTCCGATACGCCGGTGAAACGCCGCGGCCAACCGGCTGAAAATGCGCCAGCTTATGTATTCCTGGCTTCCAATGATGCTAGCTACATGACAGGCCAGACGATTCACGTCGACGGCGGGGATTATGTAGGATCTTAA
- the pcp gene encoding pyroglutamyl-peptidase I translates to MKTLLVTGFEPFLKYPVNPTQKIAEELNGQTIGDYKIHSEILPVDFSQSGDRILKHIKEIKPDAVLSLGLSGGRYKITPERIAINVNDGAKDNSGYAPVDEPIVEGGADGYFTNMPIRKMVNAVKGAGLPAEISNTAGAYLCNHVMYQALHLVNEERPDMLAGFIHIPASHELAVEHGRVPSWSHEDLKRAIITCIEVLSES, encoded by the coding sequence ATGAAGACATTATTAGTAACAGGATTCGAACCATTTTTGAAATATCCGGTCAACCCGACGCAAAAAATCGCGGAAGAGTTAAACGGCCAGACAATCGGAGACTACAAGATTCACAGCGAAATATTACCAGTCGATTTCAGCCAATCAGGGGATCGTATTTTGAAGCATATCAAAGAAATCAAACCGGATGCCGTTCTCTCATTAGGGCTTTCCGGGGGACGCTATAAAATTACCCCCGAGCGTATTGCCATTAATGTCAATGACGGTGCGAAAGACAATAGCGGCTACGCCCCTGTCGATGAACCCATTGTGGAAGGCGGGGCGGACGGCTATTTTACGAACATGCCGATCCGCAAGATGGTTAATGCGGTGAAGGGAGCTGGACTGCCTGCAGAAATCTCCAATACGGCGGGCGCCTACTTATGCAACCACGTTATGTACCAGGCACTCCATCTGGTGAACGAAGAGCGACCTGACATGCTCGCCGGTTTCATTCATATTCCGGCATCCCATGAACTGGCAGTTGAACACGGGCGGGTGCCAAGCTGGTCGCATGAGGATTTGAAACGTGCCATCATAACTTGTATCGAAGTGTTAAGTGAATCATAA
- a CDS encoding DASS family sodium-coupled anion symporter, with product MEAQVAKPKHNLKPIWIAIAFAVMILIVLLPTPDDLPVMGQRALAILAFAVILWVTEAVTYPVSAAMIIGLVALLIGFSPDMANPEVNVGTKKALTMALGGFSNSAVALVAAALFLASAMQATNLHKRLALYILSKVGVKTGAIVFGAILVSIILAFFVPSATARAGAVVPILLGMVAAFGLPTNSRLAALLVITAVQAVSVWNIGIKTAAAQNMVALGFIEKEFGESIAWSTWFLYAAPWSILMSFVLYFVMIKLIKPETKVVEGGKELIQGQLKELGPMKPAEIRLIVVSLILLFLWATEEKLHPLDTTTVTVVAIALLLSPKIGVFDWKTVERLIPWGTIIVFAVGIALGTILLDTTGAQWLSDKVFGAMGLDTMPLLATIALLSLFNILIHLGFASATSLSSALIPIFIALTSTIAINANDIGFVLIQQFVISFGFLLPVSAPQNMLAYGTGAFSVGDFLKSGIPLTVIGYLLILLFSATYWKWVGLL from the coding sequence GTGGAAGCACAGGTTGCAAAACCAAAGCATAACTTGAAACCAATTTGGATTGCGATCGCTTTTGCAGTCATGATTCTTATCGTTCTCTTGCCTACACCAGATGATTTGCCGGTCATGGGGCAGCGAGCACTCGCCATCCTGGCGTTCGCAGTCATACTCTGGGTAACAGAAGCTGTGACGTACCCTGTCAGTGCAGCTATGATCATCGGCCTCGTTGCATTGTTGATCGGATTTTCGCCGGATATGGCAAACCCGGAGGTGAATGTCGGAACAAAGAAAGCGCTCACGATGGCGCTGGGCGGCTTTTCAAATTCAGCCGTCGCCCTCGTTGCCGCCGCCCTCTTCCTTGCATCCGCCATGCAAGCGACAAATCTACATAAACGACTTGCCTTGTACATTTTATCCAAAGTCGGTGTGAAGACCGGGGCTATCGTATTTGGCGCAATTCTTGTATCCATTATCCTTGCTTTCTTCGTACCAAGTGCGACAGCACGTGCCGGAGCAGTGGTCCCGATCCTGCTTGGAATGGTCGCCGCTTTCGGTTTGCCGACCAACAGCCGGCTTGCCGCATTGCTCGTCATCACCGCAGTTCAGGCCGTTTCAGTTTGGAATATCGGTATTAAGACCGCTGCCGCACAAAATATGGTGGCGCTCGGTTTCATCGAGAAGGAGTTCGGCGAATCGATCGCCTGGAGTACGTGGTTCTTATATGCAGCACCTTGGTCGATTCTCATGTCGTTCGTCCTTTATTTCGTCATGATCAAATTGATAAAACCGGAAACGAAAGTGGTGGAAGGCGGCAAAGAATTGATTCAAGGCCAGTTAAAGGAGTTGGGACCGATGAAGCCGGCGGAAATCCGATTGATTGTCGTCTCCCTCATTCTGCTCTTCCTATGGGCTACCGAGGAGAAGCTTCATCCGCTCGACACGACCACTGTCACTGTCGTTGCCATTGCCCTGTTGCTGTCTCCTAAAATTGGGGTATTTGATTGGAAGACCGTAGAGCGACTCATTCCTTGGGGAACAATCATTGTATTCGCAGTCGGAATCGCGCTTGGAACAATCTTGCTTGATACGACGGGAGCGCAGTGGCTGTCGGATAAAGTATTCGGCGCGATGGGGCTGGACACGATGCCACTCCTCGCCACCATTGCCCTGTTGTCGCTGTTCAATATTTTAATCCACCTTGGGTTTGCAAGTGCGACGAGCTTGTCATCAGCACTGATTCCGATTTTCATCGCATTGACCTCAACGATCGCGATTAACGCGAACGATATCGGCTTCGTGCTGATTCAGCAGTTCGTCATCAGCTTCGGCTTCCTGCTGCCGGTAAGCGCACCGCAAAATATGCTCGCGTACGGAACAGGCGCGTTTTCGGTCGGAGACTTCCTGAAATCCGGGATCCCGCTCACCGTCATCGGATATCTGCTCATCCTGCTATTCAGCGCAACATATTGGAAATGGGTCGGCCTATTATAA
- a CDS encoding GTP-binding protein, with translation MQKEQIPVTVLSGYLGAGKTTLLNHLLANREDKRIAVIVNDMSEINIDSALIQDNGFSRTEEKLVELTNGCICCTLREDLIIEVEKLAVAGNIDYIVIESTGISEPIPVAQTFTYIDEAVGVDLSKVCRLDSMVTVVDAFRFWKDYESGETLLERKDTDDPYDQRDVSDLLVDQLEFADILVVNKLDLVDVSYQEPFTAFLRKMNPDAEIILTQFGKVKPSQLLDRKLFDFEKSSQGAGWIKELNEEHVPETEEYGITSFVYRRKRPFHPTRWQAWLSQLPSEIVRTKGFFWLATRPDMAGLLSQAGASITFQGAGQWIASLPERQQQQIIEEDPELLHRWDEQYGDRQTELVFIGLDMDHDEMEMQLDQCLLSEREMKMDWSSFEDELPRFTPGG, from the coding sequence ATGCAGAAGGAACAAATACCAGTTACTGTGTTGAGCGGCTATTTAGGTGCAGGCAAGACGACGTTATTAAATCATTTATTAGCAAACCGGGAAGATAAGCGCATCGCAGTCATTGTGAATGATATGAGTGAAATTAACATCGACTCGGCGCTCATACAGGACAACGGTTTTTCACGCACAGAGGAAAAGCTGGTTGAACTGACAAACGGGTGCATATGCTGTACGTTGCGTGAGGATTTGATCATAGAAGTCGAGAAATTGGCCGTGGCAGGGAATATCGATTACATCGTCATCGAATCGACTGGTATTTCCGAACCGATTCCGGTTGCCCAGACATTCACTTACATAGATGAGGCGGTGGGTGTGGACTTATCCAAGGTGTGTAGATTGGATAGCATGGTCACGGTCGTCGATGCGTTCCGTTTTTGGAAAGACTATGAAAGCGGAGAGACGCTGCTGGAGCGCAAGGATACGGATGATCCGTATGATCAACGGGATGTCTCCGATTTATTGGTCGACCAATTGGAATTTGCCGATATTCTGGTCGTCAATAAATTGGATTTAGTCGACGTAAGCTATCAGGAACCCTTTACCGCGTTTTTACGGAAAATGAATCCGGATGCTGAAATCATTTTGACACAGTTCGGAAAAGTGAAGCCGTCGCAGCTGCTGGATCGGAAACTATTCGACTTTGAAAAGTCCAGCCAAGGCGCAGGATGGATCAAAGAGTTGAATGAAGAACATGTGCCGGAAACAGAGGAGTATGGTATCACTTCCTTTGTTTACAGACGAAAACGCCCTTTCCACCCGACAAGATGGCAGGCGTGGTTGTCACAATTGCCGAGCGAAATCGTTCGGACAAAGGGCTTTTTCTGGCTCGCCACCCGTCCGGATATGGCGGGCTTGCTATCGCAAGCGGGTGCATCCATCACATTCCAAGGTGCAGGACAATGGATTGCATCCTTGCCGGAACGCCAGCAGCAACAAATAATTGAAGAAGATCCCGAGCTATTGCACCGTTGGGATGAACAGTACGGCGACCGGCAGACCGAACTTGTGTTCATTGGTTTGGACATGGACCACGATGAAATGGAAATGCAACTGGACCAATGCCTGCTGTCGGAACGAGAAATGAAAATGGATTGGTCTTCCTTTGAAGATGAACTGCCGAGATTTACGCCGGGTGGATGA
- a CDS encoding short-chain fatty acid transporter, whose translation MKVLTRWSNTLMERYLPDPYIFVAILTLVVFLLGLGLTDSGPLDMVVHWGDGFWGLLSFTMQMVIVLVAGHVLASSPVFKKLLSTLAGLAKSPGSAIILVTVVSLIACWINWGFGLVIGALFAKEIARKVKSVDYRLLIASAYSGFIVWHGGLGGSIPLSIATDGHPFEDMMGVVSTSETIFSTYNLVIVGLLFVTVPLLNRFMMPKREDTVTVDTELLNEEIIVEKEEKPTPASRLENSTILSLLIGALGVIYLIQHFVGKGFDLNLNIVNLIFFMLGILFHGTPKRFLAAVANAVKTAGGIIIQFPFYAGIMGMMVASGLAGVMSEWFVNISTETTFPLFTFYAAGLVNFFVPSGGGQWAVQAPIMLDAAQSLGVSYSKTAMAIAWGDAWTNMIQPFWALPALAIAGLRAKDIMGYCVFVLVLSGIVISIGLFFF comes from the coding sequence TTGAAGGTATTAACTCGGTGGTCTAATACGCTTATGGAGCGCTACTTGCCAGATCCGTACATATTTGTTGCCATCTTGACCCTAGTTGTATTTCTACTCGGGCTCGGGCTAACCGACTCAGGCCCGCTCGATATGGTCGTCCATTGGGGGGACGGCTTCTGGGGTCTTCTTTCGTTCACAATGCAAATGGTTATTGTATTGGTGGCCGGGCATGTCCTTGCAAGTAGTCCAGTATTCAAGAAATTATTGAGCACGCTGGCGGGACTGGCCAAATCTCCCGGTTCTGCGATTATACTAGTGACCGTCGTCTCATTGATCGCCTGCTGGATCAACTGGGGGTTTGGATTGGTCATCGGGGCATTGTTTGCAAAAGAGATTGCACGCAAAGTAAAGTCTGTCGATTATCGGCTATTGATTGCAAGCGCTTACTCTGGATTTATCGTCTGGCACGGCGGGCTTGGAGGCTCCATTCCGCTTTCCATTGCAACGGATGGCCATCCATTCGAGGATATGATGGGCGTTGTTTCGACCTCTGAAACTATTTTTTCAACATATAATCTCGTAATCGTTGGGCTTCTGTTCGTTACGGTCCCGCTTTTAAACCGTTTCATGATGCCGAAACGGGAAGACACGGTAACCGTCGATACCGAATTGCTGAATGAAGAAATCATTGTAGAAAAAGAAGAGAAGCCGACGCCCGCAAGCCGCCTGGAAAACAGCACGATTCTGTCGTTGCTCATCGGCGCGCTCGGTGTCATTTATCTGATTCAGCACTTCGTTGGCAAAGGGTTTGATTTAAATCTCAACATTGTCAATCTGATCTTCTTCATGCTCGGCATACTTTTTCACGGCACGCCAAAACGTTTTTTGGCGGCTGTTGCCAATGCGGTGAAGACAGCAGGCGGCATCATTATCCAGTTCCCGTTTTACGCAGGGATTATGGGCATGATGGTCGCTTCAGGGCTTGCAGGCGTCATGTCAGAGTGGTTCGTCAATATTTCGACAGAAACGACGTTCCCGCTCTTCACATTTTACGCAGCCGGTCTCGTCAACTTCTTCGTTCCGTCCGGCGGCGGGCAATGGGCCGTACAGGCGCCGATCATGCTGGATGCGGCCCAGTCCCTTGGCGTCAGCTATTCGAAGACCGCGATGGCCATCGCTTGGGGCGATGCCTGGACCAATATGATCCAGCCGTTCTGGGCCTTGCCAGCGCTCGCAATTGCAGGTCTCCGCGCCAAGGATATCATGGGCTATTGCGTTTTTGTGTTAGTGTTGAGCGGTATTGTCATTAGCATCGGTCTATTTTTCTTTTGA
- a CDS encoding beta-propeller domain-containing protein, translating to MRKPFRWLSVAIVLAMGVMVFAFMIQKVGVAASGGAYVEHGWNVQFTAPLSEQAIEKGAVYVTDQQGKKVKAKLELSKAGKELQVKGLEPGEYALNIDDQALTKNFLKSFKQNKIKFTMYESIETVTSADELKAYFEMAKNLQSKGQSEAIVVESVQFEEERSDKASSESSGHSETNVQVQGIDEPDIMKTDGDYVYTIAEKTVRITDIRNDQLKKAASIKMEEDFYPSQLFIQEDTLIVLGEKMIRQSKKIAAGDQIMPMDGMTTIRLYDVKNKTAPKLLREVGAEGYLSSARMTDGTVYVVTNLYPMIWALDEIDGATVRPRITDTASKGLSYMAYEDIAILPGATEPSYTVVTAIDLKLPEKSELSTKGYLGSSEQLYMSKDHLYLTATKYNFEESGSKAMIWNPGTANTQFFKFTLDGLKVEFTGSTGLKGTVLNQFSMDEHNGYFRVVMTEGHMWNDKNPSKNHLFVLDKGMKLVGSVENLAKGERIYSARFMGDKAYMVTFRETDPLFVIDVANPAKPKVLGELKIPGFSNYLHPLDENHLIGFGYETVAEKNPSGGEPFIRTKGMKLSLFDVTDFANPKEKDTVIIGGEGTYSPVQYNHKALFQHAGRNLYGFPVSVYEEGSKQHELVFKGSGALIYEITPERGFSLQGDLVQKPGKGQQYEEWETQVQRLLYSKDRLYTVSNSDLTSYDFNSFTRLGQLKWNDKK from the coding sequence ATGAGAAAACCGTTCAGGTGGTTAAGTGTTGCGATCGTGCTGGCGATGGGCGTCATGGTCTTCGCTTTCATGATTCAGAAGGTTGGGGTGGCTGCATCGGGAGGGGCGTATGTTGAGCATGGATGGAACGTGCAATTTACGGCTCCGCTGAGCGAGCAGGCGATCGAGAAAGGTGCGGTATATGTAACAGATCAACAAGGGAAGAAAGTCAAAGCGAAGCTGGAATTGAGCAAGGCTGGCAAAGAGCTGCAAGTCAAAGGGCTGGAGCCGGGCGAATATGCGCTGAACATCGACGACCAAGCGCTCACGAAAAACTTTTTAAAATCCTTCAAGCAAAATAAAATCAAATTCACTATGTATGAATCAATAGAAACTGTCACATCTGCAGATGAGTTAAAGGCATATTTCGAGATGGCAAAAAACTTGCAAAGTAAAGGCCAAAGTGAGGCGATAGTTGTAGAAAGTGTCCAGTTTGAAGAGGAGAGAAGCGACAAGGCATCCAGTGAAAGTTCGGGGCACTCGGAAACTAATGTCCAAGTGCAAGGGATTGATGAACCGGATATTATGAAGACGGACGGGGATTATGTCTATACCATTGCCGAGAAGACTGTGCGCATTACAGATATTCGGAATGATCAACTGAAGAAAGCTGCCTCCATTAAAATGGAAGAGGATTTTTATCCTTCTCAGTTATTCATTCAAGAAGATACGCTGATTGTGCTTGGTGAAAAGATGATCCGTCAGAGTAAAAAGATAGCGGCGGGAGATCAAATCATGCCGATGGATGGGATGACAACGATCCGCTTGTATGATGTGAAAAATAAGACTGCTCCAAAGCTGCTACGGGAAGTTGGGGCAGAGGGTTATCTGAGCAGCGCCCGCATGACAGATGGCACGGTATATGTCGTGACTAACTTGTATCCGATGATCTGGGCGTTGGATGAAATCGACGGGGCGACCGTGCGCCCACGAATTACGGATACGGCAAGTAAAGGTCTTAGCTATATGGCATACGAAGATATTGCCATTCTGCCAGGTGCGACGGAACCTTCTTATACAGTTGTGACTGCTATTGATCTGAAATTGCCAGAGAAGAGCGAGCTATCGACGAAGGGATACCTCGGCAGCAGCGAGCAGCTGTATATGTCCAAGGACCATCTCTACTTGACAGCGACCAAATACAATTTTGAAGAGAGCGGTTCCAAGGCGATGATTTGGAATCCGGGAACGGCCAATACGCAATTTTTCAAGTTCACCTTGGATGGATTGAAGGTGGAATTCACGGGATCGACAGGGTTGAAAGGGACTGTGTTAAACCAATTTTCGATGGATGAACATAACGGTTACTTCCGTGTAGTTATGACAGAAGGGCATATGTGGAATGACAAAAATCCATCCAAGAACCACTTGTTTGTGCTGGATAAAGGGATGAAGCTAGTGGGTTCCGTGGAAAATCTGGCGAAGGGGGAACGCATCTATTCCGCAAGGTTCATGGGGGATAAAGCCTATATGGTGACGTTCCGCGAGACGGACCCGCTATTCGTCATCGATGTGGCGAACCCGGCAAAGCCGAAAGTATTAGGGGAATTGAAAATACCAGGCTTCTCCAACTACTTGCATCCGCTTGATGAAAATCATCTTATCGGATTCGGATACGAAACTGTTGCGGAGAAAAATCCATCCGGCGGTGAGCCGTTTATTCGCACAAAAGGAATGAAACTCTCACTCTTTGATGTAACCGATTTTGCCAATCCGAAAGAAAAAGATACGGTGATCATCGGTGGCGAAGGAACCTACTCGCCGGTGCAATACAATCATAAGGCGTTGTTCCAGCATGCTGGGCGCAATCTGTACGGCTTTCCGGTCAGTGTATATGAAGAGGGAAGCAAACAGCATGAACTCGTCTTCAAAGGATCAGGTGCGCTCATTTATGAAATTACGCCGGAACGTGGATTCAGCTTACAAGGCGACCTTGTCCAAAAACCGGGCAAGGGCCAGCAATACGAGGAGTGGGAAACGCAAGTACAGCGGCTCCTCTATAGCAAAGACCGGCTTTACACGGTTTCAAACAGTGACTTGACTAGCTATGACTTCAACTCCTTTACGAGATTGGGTCAATTAAAGTGGAACGACAAAAAGTAA
- a CDS encoding threonine/serine exporter family protein, translated as MSDKEMAIDCCLLAGRLMMEAGAETYRVEDTMDRMAKTQDLAAIHSFVTPTGIILSPGSPHHTKLIRITNRSTDLEKIALVNAVSRKLSTGEYSLEEAYDRLKEIEKANVMFPLWLQIAAAAVASGSFLMLFNGLWQDVAAAVAAGGIGFIVVTFFQELTNVKFFAEFVSALAVALVAFFAIKMGIGIELDKIIIGGVMPLVPGLLITNAVRDLMAGHFMSGLSKGAEAFLTAFAIGAGVALVLSF; from the coding sequence ATGAGCGATAAGGAAATGGCGATCGATTGCTGTTTGCTGGCCGGCCGTCTCATGATGGAGGCAGGAGCGGAAACGTACCGGGTGGAGGATACGATGGACCGCATGGCGAAGACGCAGGACCTTGCCGCCATCCATAGCTTTGTCACTCCAACGGGCATTATTCTGTCTCCGGGAAGCCCTCATCATACGAAACTGATCCGGATCACGAACCGCTCCACCGATTTAGAAAAAATCGCGTTAGTCAACGCGGTTTCCCGTAAGTTGTCGACAGGGGAATATTCGCTGGAAGAGGCGTATGATCGGTTGAAAGAGATTGAGAAGGCGAATGTCATGTTTCCGCTTTGGCTGCAAATTGCCGCGGCTGCTGTTGCAAGCGGCTCCTTTCTTATGTTGTTCAATGGTTTGTGGCAGGATGTGGCGGCAGCTGTCGCAGCCGGAGGCATCGGCTTCATTGTCGTGACTTTTTTTCAGGAATTGACGAACGTGAAGTTTTTCGCGGAATTCGTGTCTGCGTTGGCTGTCGCATTGGTCGCTTTTTTTGCAATTAAAATGGGGATTGGCATCGAGTTGGATAAGATTATTATCGGCGGCGTCATGCCTCTCGTGCCGGGGCTGCTCATTACAAATGCCGTGCGGGATCTGATGGCGGGTCATTTCATGTCTGGCCTGTCCAAAGGGGCAGAAGCTTTTCTGACAGCATTTGCCATTGGCGCGGGCGTAGCGCTCGTGCTATCTTTCTGA
- a CDS encoding threonine/serine exporter family protein, which yields MTWVMQAALSFLAAIGFGVIFNAPRKMLFYCGIVGMAGWLIYSASETVSGDAVKASFLGAFAVALVAHIFAKRFRTPMIVFSVAGIIPLVPGGMAYNAMRHIVENDYTTAISFASKAFMVSGAIAMGLVFAEVSIQLLYRRRSKRRRAT from the coding sequence ATGACATGGGTAATGCAAGCGGCACTCAGTTTTCTCGCTGCCATCGGATTCGGCGTCATTTTCAATGCGCCGCGAAAAATGCTGTTTTACTGTGGCATCGTCGGGATGGCGGGATGGTTGATCTACAGTGCGAGTGAAACGGTGTCGGGGGATGCGGTCAAGGCATCGTTTCTCGGTGCATTTGCCGTTGCACTCGTCGCCCATATTTTCGCCAAACGGTTTAGAACACCGATGATCGTATTCAGTGTGGCGGGCATCATTCCGCTTGTTCCAGGGGGAATGGCCTATAATGCAATGCGTCATATCGTTGAAAATGATTACACCACAGCGATTTCATTCGCATCCAAAGCATTCATGGTTTCCGGAGCAATTGCGATGGGGCTCGTATTCGCGGAAGTGAGCATCCAGCTTTTGTATCGGCGCCGGTCAAAAAGACGGAGAGCGACCTGA
- a CDS encoding GGDEF domain-containing phosphodiesterase, protein MLKSENDKRLELPDIMESLEKYYMVTRTDGEGLITYANRNFLETSNWTPKRILGKSFWQMFPNDEEGQEQSHAIWSRLSSGKSWFGTTKKTTRHGDPYFVKLVAVPFMDDSETLSSATFLELDVTDDVELREKLQEIAFIDFETGLMSRHRLETLVNEYIESKRHFSFVYITIDHYYTLKDHKTYDSERILIKEFTNRLKRYFQDSPIARVGVGQFALLTPFGDWYIQGFLAFLKEQPIYIEHTALPLSISGGIVRYPEDQQTYTQLITAALAATKEMTDSGGGRIASLSAESHKGLNRRALIDRKLLTALDRRNLQVVYQPQYDVASKSINLYEALVRWEDEELGYVMPDELIPIAEENGQIHAIGAYVIEEAAKLAAEWDKEKRDICVSINSSVREFSKPDMKNTILDILRDTNCPANRIRLEITEKFAFQAEVEQSIIRQMQSLQDAGVQFILDDFGTGYASFRYMQNLPISRVKIDQDFIQSLTTHPKTKQLVEGMIMFCKSMGLTVSAEGVETQEQFDMLIEMGVDAIQGYYIGTPVTQDQITFE, encoded by the coding sequence ATGTTGAAATCCGAGAATGACAAAAGACTTGAATTGCCGGATATCATGGAAAGTCTCGAAAAGTATTATATGGTAACCCGTACGGATGGCGAGGGCTTGATTACATATGCAAACCGAAACTTCTTAGAAACAAGCAACTGGACACCTAAACGGATTTTAGGGAAATCATTTTGGCAGATGTTCCCGAATGATGAAGAAGGCCAAGAACAATCCCATGCCATATGGAGCCGTCTCTCAAGCGGAAAATCCTGGTTTGGTACGACGAAGAAAACGACTCGCCACGGAGATCCTTATTTCGTAAAGTTGGTCGCCGTCCCGTTCATGGACGATTCGGAAACTCTTAGCTCTGCTACATTCCTTGAATTAGACGTGACCGACGATGTCGAATTGCGGGAAAAACTACAAGAAATCGCGTTCATCGACTTTGAAACAGGTCTGATGAGCCGCCATCGACTGGAAACACTTGTAAATGAATATATCGAGAGTAAAAGACATTTTTCATTTGTTTACATAACGATCGATCACTATTATACACTGAAAGACCATAAGACGTACGACTCCGAACGAATTTTAATCAAGGAATTTACGAATCGACTGAAGCGCTATTTCCAAGACAGTCCTATCGCACGGGTCGGTGTCGGTCAATTCGCTTTGCTCACTCCATTCGGTGATTGGTACATACAAGGGTTTTTGGCGTTTTTAAAAGAGCAGCCCATCTATATTGAACATACGGCATTGCCCCTTTCTATCAGTGGGGGAATCGTACGATACCCGGAGGATCAGCAAACTTATACGCAACTTATCACCGCTGCACTCGCCGCCACAAAAGAAATGACAGACAGTGGCGGAGGCCGCATCGCTTCCTTATCCGCCGAATCCCATAAGGGCCTGAATCGACGCGCATTGATTGATCGCAAATTACTGACCGCCTTGGACCGTCGCAACTTGCAAGTGGTCTATCAACCGCAGTATGACGTTGCTTCCAAATCGATCAATCTCTATGAGGCGCTTGTCCGCTGGGAGGACGAGGAACTTGGATACGTCATGCCAGATGAATTGATTCCGATTGCGGAAGAAAACGGGCAAATCCATGCCATTGGAGCATACGTCATCGAAGAAGCAGCCAAACTGGCAGCCGAGTGGGACAAGGAAAAGCGGGATATCTGTGTTTCCATCAATTCATCTGTCCGGGAATTCAGCAAACCGGATATGAAGAATACGATTTTGGACATTTTACGGGACACCAACTGCCCCGCAAACCGGATCCGCTTGGAAATCACTGAGAAATTCGCCTTCCAGGCAGAAGTGGAGCAATCCATCATCCGCCAAATGCAATCGCTGCAAGACGCTGGCGTCCAATTCATTTTGGACGATTTCGGCACAGGCTACGCTTCTTTTAGATATATGCAAAATCTGCCGATCTCCCGGGTGAAAATAGATCAGGACTTCATCCAATCCCTTACGACACATCCCAAGACGAAGCAGCTTGTAGAAGGCATGATCATGTTCTGTAAATCAATGGGTCTCACTGTCTCGGCAGAAGGCGTAGAAACGCAGGAGCAGTTCGACATGCTGATTGAAATGGGCGTCGACGCCATCCAAGGCTATTACATCGGCACCCCAGTCACGCAAGACCAAATTACATTTGAATGA